A single window of Solea solea chromosome 9, fSolSol10.1, whole genome shotgun sequence DNA harbors:
- the glrx2 gene encoding glutaredoxin 2 isoform X1 yields the protein MSTFTLPWLFISVSCSVTLYHMFVAVLMKRFLGGGLNSCRILNKMGNFTSSTPASLSSTASVRYVQEIVSQHCVVIFSKTTCPYCKMAKNVFNEIGATYKVIELDQHSDAGRMQDALTQITGARTVPRVFINGNCIGGGSDTKQLHQQGKLVPLIETCAPCCAASSSEGSGSGQFESAK from the exons atgtcaACTTTTACGTTGCCATGGTTGTTCATTTCAGTGTCATGCTCGGTCACCCTGTACCATATGTTTGTCGCTGTGCTGATGAAACGATTTCTTGGAGGTGGTTTAAATAGTTGCCGAATTTTAAATAA GATGGGGAATTTCACATCCTCCACTCCTGCAAGTCTGTCCAGCACAGCCAGTGTGCGGTACGTTCAG GAAATTGTGTCACAGcattgtgttgtgatattttctAAGACCACTTGTCCCTATTGCAAAATGGCCAAGAATGTGTTCAATGAAATCGGTGCAACCTACAAAGTGATTGAACTGGAtcaacacagtgatgcaggGCGAATGCAAGATGCCTTGACTCAGATCACTGGTGCCAGAACG GTGCCGAGAGTCTTCATTAATGGAAACTGCATCGGCGGCGGCTCCGATACCAAACAGCTCCATCAGCAGGGAAAGTTGGTGCCCTTGATCGAAAcgtgcgccccctgctgcgcTGCGTCCAGCTCTGAAGGCTCGGGCAGCGGACAGTTTGAGTCTGCTAAATGA
- the glrx2 gene encoding glutaredoxin 2 isoform X4, translated as MFSRAGSFPRTAWNYCRRMGNFTSSTPASLSSTASVRYVQEIVSQHCVVIFSKTTCPYCKMAKNVFNEIGATYKVIELDQHSDAGRMQDALTQITGARTVPRVFINGNCIGGGSDTKQLHQQGKLVPLIETCAPCCAASSSEGSGSGQFESAK; from the exons ATGTTTTCTCGAGCAGGAAGTTTTCCGAGGACGGCGTGGAACTACTGCCGAAG GATGGGGAATTTCACATCCTCCACTCCTGCAAGTCTGTCCAGCACAGCCAGTGTGCGGTACGTTCAG GAAATTGTGTCACAGcattgtgttgtgatattttctAAGACCACTTGTCCCTATTGCAAAATGGCCAAGAATGTGTTCAATGAAATCGGTGCAACCTACAAAGTGATTGAACTGGAtcaacacagtgatgcaggGCGAATGCAAGATGCCTTGACTCAGATCACTGGTGCCAGAACG GTGCCGAGAGTCTTCATTAATGGAAACTGCATCGGCGGCGGCTCCGATACCAAACAGCTCCATCAGCAGGGAAAGTTGGTGCCCTTGATCGAAAcgtgcgccccctgctgcgcTGCGTCCAGCTCTGAAGGCTCGGGCAGCGGACAGTTTGAGTCTGCTAAATGA
- the glrx2 gene encoding glutaredoxin 2 isoform X2, with protein MCLFRLAVHVIVMLIVSLSFVSSNDVFTFIRMGNFTSSTPASLSSTASVRYVQEIVSQHCVVIFSKTTCPYCKMAKNVFNEIGATYKVIELDQHSDAGRMQDALTQITGARTVPRVFINGNCIGGGSDTKQLHQQGKLVPLIETCAPCCAASSSEGSGSGQFESAK; from the exons ATGTGTCTTTTCAGACTAGCAGTTCATGTTATTGTGATGCTAATTGTTAGCCTCAGCTTCGTCTCTTCCAATGATGTCTTTACGTTCATAAG GATGGGGAATTTCACATCCTCCACTCCTGCAAGTCTGTCCAGCACAGCCAGTGTGCGGTACGTTCAG GAAATTGTGTCACAGcattgtgttgtgatattttctAAGACCACTTGTCCCTATTGCAAAATGGCCAAGAATGTGTTCAATGAAATCGGTGCAACCTACAAAGTGATTGAACTGGAtcaacacagtgatgcaggGCGAATGCAAGATGCCTTGACTCAGATCACTGGTGCCAGAACG GTGCCGAGAGTCTTCATTAATGGAAACTGCATCGGCGGCGGCTCCGATACCAAACAGCTCCATCAGCAGGGAAAGTTGGTGCCCTTGATCGAAAcgtgcgccccctgctgcgcTGCGTCCAGCTCTGAAGGCTCGGGCAGCGGACAGTTTGAGTCTGCTAAATGA
- the glrx2 gene encoding glutaredoxin 2 isoform X5: MGNFTSSTPASLSSTASVRYVQEIVSQHCVVIFSKTTCPYCKMAKNVFNEIGATYKVIELDQHSDAGRMQDALTQITGARTVPRVFINGNCIGGGSDTKQLHQQGKLVPLIETCAPCCAASSSEGSGSGQFESAK; encoded by the exons ATGGGGAATTTCACATCCTCCACTCCTGCAAGTCTGTCCAGCACAGCCAGTGTGCGGTACGTTCAG GAAATTGTGTCACAGcattgtgttgtgatattttctAAGACCACTTGTCCCTATTGCAAAATGGCCAAGAATGTGTTCAATGAAATCGGTGCAACCTACAAAGTGATTGAACTGGAtcaacacagtgatgcaggGCGAATGCAAGATGCCTTGACTCAGATCACTGGTGCCAGAACG GTGCCGAGAGTCTTCATTAATGGAAACTGCATCGGCGGCGGCTCCGATACCAAACAGCTCCATCAGCAGGGAAAGTTGGTGCCCTTGATCGAAAcgtgcgccccctgctgcgcTGCGTCCAGCTCTGAAGGCTCGGGCAGCGGACAGTTTGAGTCTGCTAAATGA
- the glrx2 gene encoding glutaredoxin 2 isoform X3 has protein sequence MYTRCFVDVTGGLPSTSHTASGGHVRMGNFTSSTPASLSSTASVRYVQEIVSQHCVVIFSKTTCPYCKMAKNVFNEIGATYKVIELDQHSDAGRMQDALTQITGARTVPRVFINGNCIGGGSDTKQLHQQGKLVPLIETCAPCCAASSSEGSGSGQFESAK, from the exons ATGTACACGCGGTGTTTTGTCGACGTTACTGGTGGCTTGCCTAGTACGTCACACACTGCTTCCGGTGGTCACGTAAG GATGGGGAATTTCACATCCTCCACTCCTGCAAGTCTGTCCAGCACAGCCAGTGTGCGGTACGTTCAG GAAATTGTGTCACAGcattgtgttgtgatattttctAAGACCACTTGTCCCTATTGCAAAATGGCCAAGAATGTGTTCAATGAAATCGGTGCAACCTACAAAGTGATTGAACTGGAtcaacacagtgatgcaggGCGAATGCAAGATGCCTTGACTCAGATCACTGGTGCCAGAACG GTGCCGAGAGTCTTCATTAATGGAAACTGCATCGGCGGCGGCTCCGATACCAAACAGCTCCATCAGCAGGGAAAGTTGGTGCCCTTGATCGAAAcgtgcgccccctgctgcgcTGCGTCCAGCTCTGAAGGCTCGGGCAGCGGACAGTTTGAGTCTGCTAAATGA